From the Vibrio tubiashii ATCC 19109 genome, the window ATAACGATATCGTACTTCCTCATCACCAAATGAAAAACATCATCCATGGTGACTATGTATTAGTTCAACCAACTGAGAACTCAAAGCGAGGCCGAAAGGAAGGGCGCTTAGTTCGTGTACTTGAAGAGCGCGTCACGCAAATCGTTGGTCGCTTCTTTATGGAATATGGTTACTCATATGTGGTGCCAGATGACTCGCGCATTAGCCAAGACATCTTGATCCCGAATGACCTACGTGCAGGGGCGCGTATGGGGAATGTCGTGGTGATTGAAATTACGGATCGTGGCTCTCGTTCTCGCGGTATGATGGGTAAAGTGGTTGAAGTCTTAGGTGAAAACATGGCACCAGGGATGGAGACACAAATTGCGATCCGTACTCACCAAATTCCTCACGAGTGGCCTGAAGCAGTCGATAAGCAAATCGAAGGACTTGGTGAAGAAGTACCGGAAGAGGCAAAAGTTGGTAGGGTAGACCTACGCGAACTGCCACTCGTGACTATCGATGGCGAAGATGCTCGTGACTTTGACGACGCTGTTTTCTGTGAGAAAAAGAAAAGCGGTGGTTGGAGACTTTGGGTCGCTATTGCTGATGTCAGCTATTACGTTCGCCCAGACAGTGCACTGGATAAAGAAGCGATTAACCGTGGTAATTCGGTATACTTCCCATCGCAAGTGGTTCCAATGCTCCCGGAAGTATTATCTAACGGCTTATGTTCTCTTAACCCACAAGTCGATCGTCTGTGTATGGTGTGTGAGATGACCATCTCCGAGACGGGTAAGTTATCTGGCTATAAGCACTACGAAGCGGTGATGAACTCTCATGCTCGCCTGACCTATAACAAGGTACACCATATCCTTGAAGGGGATGAAGAGCTGCGCCAAAGATACGAACCACTCGTTCCTCACCTAGAAGAGCTGCATAAGATGTATAAAGTGCTTAAGCATGCTCGTGACAATCGTGGTGCGATTGAATTTGAAACGGTGGAAACCAAGTTCATCTTCAACGCGGAGCGTAAGATTGACAGTATTGAACCTGTGATTCGCAACGATGCGCATAAGATTATTGAAGAGTGTATGATCTTAGCCAATATCGCTTCTGCTTCTTTGGTCGAAAAAGCAAAAGAACCGGCACTCTACCGAATTCACGAATCTCCGGGTGAACTCCGTCTGCAAGGTTTCCGTGACTTCTTGGGTGAGTTAGGTCTGCACTTAAATGGTGGTTTAGAGCCATCGCCAACCGATTACGCTGACTTAGTTAAGCAAATTGGCGAGCGTCAAGACAAAGAGCTGATTCAAACCATGCTGTTGCGTTCGATGAAGCAAGCGGTCTACAACGCAGATAACTGCGGCCACTTTGGCTTGGCACTAAAACGCTACGCGCACTTTACCTCGCCTATTCGTCGCTACCCAGACTTGCTATTGCATCGCGCGATTAAATATCTAATTGCCAAAGAAAATGGCACATTGAAAGATCGCTGGACACCAACCGGTGGTTGCCACTATTCATTTGATGACATGGACTTCTACGGTGAACAATGTTCGATGACTGAGCGTCGCGCCGATGATGCGACTCGCGAAGTTTCTGATTGGCTCAAATGTGAATACATGCAAGACCATGTTGGTGAGGAACTCGAAGGCGTTATCGCCAATGTTACTGGTTTTGGTTTCTTCGTTCGTCTTAGCGATCTGCATATTGACGGTTTGGTGCATATTTCAGCGCTGGCGAATGACTACTATCAATTTGACCCTATTGGTCAGAGACTTATCGGTGAAAGCTTTGGTGCTATCTATCGATTAGGTGATGCAGTGAAAGTCAAAGTGCTTTCCGTTAATCTCGATGATCGTCAAATTGACTTTGAATTAGTCGAAACAAGTCGTAAGCTACGCGGCGAAGGGAAGACGGCTAAGAAGCGCGCGGCAGAGGCGAAAAGAAAAGCCAAAGAGAAAAAACGCGCCGCAACCAAAGGTGGCAAAGCAGGCCGTAAAGCCAGCCCTGACGTTGAACCAACCAAACGTCCGGAGCCGTCAGAGTCAGGAACAGGCAAGAAGCCGAAAGTGACTAAGGCGCGTAAAAAAAAGCCGGGCGCAAAACCTAAGAAAGCCAAGCGTACTAAGAAAGCTGCGCAGTAAGAATTTAACCCAACAGGTTTTTAAATGAGTAACGAATTTATCTATGGTATCCACGCTGTAAAAGCAGTACTAGAGCGTGAACCAGAGCGTTTCATTGAAGCGTTCGTATTAAAAGGTCGTCAAGATGACCGTCTAATGCCGATTCTGAATGAGCTACAAGTGTGTGGTGTTTCAATTCAGCAGATGACTCGTAAAACGTTAGATGACAAAGCTCGTGGGGCTAACCATCAAGGTATTATGGCGCGTGTTAAGCCCGCTAAACAGCTTAATGAAAATGACTTAGATGACATTCTTGCTAAGCATGAGTCACCACTACTGTTAGTTCTTGATGGTGTCACAGACCCGCACAACCTAGGTGCTTGTCTACGTAACGCTGATGCAGCGGGTGTTGCCGCGGTTATTGTACCGAAAGACAAATCAGCAAACATTACTGCGACAGTCAGTAAAGTAGCTTGTGGCGCAGCAGAGACTGTACCTTTGGTTCGCGTGACTAACCTAGCTCGCACTATGCGTGCGTTGCAAG encodes:
- the rnr gene encoding ribonuclease R, with amino-acid sequence MSDNIHNDPFAARESENYENPIPSREFILEFLSQAGVPMNRNDLFDALKLKGEDHYEGLRRRLRAMERDGQLVFTRRQCYALPEKLEMVKGYVIGHKDGHGWVRPEGSVGKDNDIVLPHHQMKNIIHGDYVLVQPTENSKRGRKEGRLVRVLEERVTQIVGRFFMEYGYSYVVPDDSRISQDILIPNDLRAGARMGNVVVIEITDRGSRSRGMMGKVVEVLGENMAPGMETQIAIRTHQIPHEWPEAVDKQIEGLGEEVPEEAKVGRVDLRELPLVTIDGEDARDFDDAVFCEKKKSGGWRLWVAIADVSYYVRPDSALDKEAINRGNSVYFPSQVVPMLPEVLSNGLCSLNPQVDRLCMVCEMTISETGKLSGYKHYEAVMNSHARLTYNKVHHILEGDEELRQRYEPLVPHLEELHKMYKVLKHARDNRGAIEFETVETKFIFNAERKIDSIEPVIRNDAHKIIEECMILANIASASLVEKAKEPALYRIHESPGELRLQGFRDFLGELGLHLNGGLEPSPTDYADLVKQIGERQDKELIQTMLLRSMKQAVYNADNCGHFGLALKRYAHFTSPIRRYPDLLLHRAIKYLIAKENGTLKDRWTPTGGCHYSFDDMDFYGEQCSMTERRADDATREVSDWLKCEYMQDHVGEELEGVIANVTGFGFFVRLSDLHIDGLVHISALANDYYQFDPIGQRLIGESFGAIYRLGDAVKVKVLSVNLDDRQIDFELVETSRKLRGEGKTAKKRAAEAKRKAKEKKRAATKGGKAGRKASPDVEPTKRPEPSESGTGKKPKVTKARKKKPGAKPKKAKRTKKAAQ
- the rlmB gene encoding 23S rRNA (guanosine(2251)-2'-O)-methyltransferase RlmB, which encodes MSNEFIYGIHAVKAVLEREPERFIEAFVLKGRQDDRLMPILNELQVCGVSIQQMTRKTLDDKARGANHQGIMARVKPAKQLNENDLDDILAKHESPLLLVLDGVTDPHNLGACLRNADAAGVAAVIVPKDKSANITATVSKVACGAAETVPLVRVTNLARTMRALQEQGVWFVGTAGEATHDIYQAKLTGSLAIVMGAEGDGMRRLTRETCDDLIKIPMAGSVSSLNVSVASGVCLFEAVRQRLA